The DNA region CGTCAGACGCCGAAGCGCGCCAACGCGCTGGCGAGCACGCCGAATTGATCGGTCAACAAGCCTTCATAGCCGCAGGGCCGATCGTCCCAGAAGCGCCAGTCCACCCCGCTTTTGTTGCCGCCAAACACCAGGCCGCGCGCCAGGCCTTCGCACAAGCGGCTGAGCAGCTCGTCGGCCTCGGCTTTCATGCCGACGCAATAGAGCGCGTTGACGAAATGCCGGGACTGCGCCATGGTGCGGCCGCCGTTTTGATAATAACCCAGCGGATAGCCCTGCATGATGTCGGCGAGATCGGCGTCAGGAATATGCCAGAGATTGCCCGGCAAGCCCAGCAGCGGATCAGGCATGGCCACGCGCTTGGTTTCCTGCCACAAGCGCGCCATGATCACGCGCGCCTCCTCGACATCCAGCAAGCCGCAGCTCACCGCCGCGCCGTTGACAAAGAGAAAAGCATAATCATGCAGCTTGTTCTCGGCGCAACGCCAGCCTGCCAGCCAGCCGGTTTTCGGATTGTAAAACGCCGGGCGAAAGTTCTGGCGCAGCTCGGCAGCCCATTCCGCGAGGCCGGCGCCAAGCTCAGCGGCTTCCAGTTTGGGCAGAATTTCGGCGAGCACGATCAACGCGCGATAGAGAATCGCGTTCGAGAAGGCATCCTTCCAGCCAAAGGATACGACATCGAACCAGCAGGTACTCCATTGACTCGTGCCGCTCACACCGGTGCGATAGCGGCTCTCGATCAAGCCGTCGCCATCGAGGTCGCGGCCCCGCATCTTTGCCAATTGCCGCTGAATCGGCGCGCGATAATCGCGCAACCAGGTTGTGGTGCCGGAATGTTGCAGGTATTCCCCGAGTCCCAGCAAACAAGCCGCGCCGGTGAGCAGATATTCGTCTTCGGCTTCGTGAAAAACGCCGTGTTGCAGCATGTTGCCGCTGGTGTAGCCCTGGCCGCCGTCGAGCCAGCGTTCGAGCGAATCGCGCAGCATATCGACCGCGTGCAAATGCGGCAGCAGCTTTGGCATGCGCGTCGTGAGAGCCGACCAGTTGTCCATACAAATCGGGCAGTGCATGGAGGCGCCGTTGTTGCTGAAAGTCGCGGTGTCGGGGCGGTAGGTGAGTGCGGTGAAGGCGCATTTCTGCAGCGCCGCCACGACCGGGATTGGGGTGTCTTCTGCCGTGGGCAGATCAGGCCGGGCGAGCACGAAGTGCAGCTCGCATTCGAATTTTCCGGCGGGCAAAAGATAGTGGCCTTCGGGTTGGGGAATTTCACCGAGCTTGAGCTCGCCGGTGGTCATGTCCAGCGGGCGAAAGGCATCGCAGCGCCACAGCGCGTGGCCGTTGCTGGCTGCGAGGCGCAGCGTGCCGAAGCGCGGAGCATGCAGCAACGCGGGCAACTCCAGCAGGCCGGTTTCTCCGGCGCGCGTGATCTTGCCGATAAAATGCGCCGGGGAAACCGTCGGCCGCAAGCTCATGAGCCAGGCACTGCTGTACCAGGCATGGATCTCGCGTGAAGCCGAGCGGGAAGCGTACAGGATAAGACGATCTTCTTCGATTTCCCAACACAGACGATACTGCTGGCCCGCCTCCGGCAGCGCCAGCTCATACTCCACGCGATTGCCCTGTACCCGCGTGACACCCTGCACCTCATAGCGCAGCGTGGGCGCGGCCAGCGGCCGGGAAGCGAGCGGATGCAGCATCACGCCTTGCGGAAAACTTCCCGCCTGCTGGAACAAAATGCTGTGTGAGGTGAGGCCGCCGCCGTATTCATCGATGCCGAGATGAGAAAAGCCGGCGCGATTCAAATAGAAACCGACTTGCAGAAAGCGTGTGCGATAGCGGACTTCACCATGGCTGCGCTCGGCGGTCACGCCCGGCGGCAAACCTGTCAGGGCAACCCTCTCGGTCGCGAGCGTGCGTTCCTGCCGTGGCGCCAGGCCGGTGGGCATTTCGCCTTCGAGCAGGAACGCGCCGGAAACCAAATTCCACGAAGGCCACCAATTGTCGATGCCGCAGCGCCGCACTTCCAGCATTGCGGCCGAGGTGATCACATCGCCGAGATCGAACCACAGCACCTCGCCAGCCGCGGGCGAAGCAAGCTCGCTTGCTTGCAGATGCACGCGCCAGCGGCCCTCCTGCCAGAGCAACACGCGAAAGGAAGTCACCCAATCCAGGTCTTGATAGCTGCCGCATTTGTGATAGCCCTGCGCCGGCCGCACGCCGAGACGCTGCAGCTTGGCGGGACCGTGGCACTGCAGCACCCGCGCGTGAATGATGCGGCGAACCGGCGCCTGCGCCTCGCCCGCCAGCGGCGCGGTCCACAACGCGCGGCAAAACGAGAGGCGCGGATGCGAAAACAAATCACCCATCGGCGGCGTGTGATCCGCCGCCTGCAGCAAATCCATCGTCATACAAAATCACCTTGAGAGAACGAAGAGGCTTGCGATCGTTGGAAACGCGCATACCTACGCATGCCGAATGTTGAGGCACCGTGAACCGCCGGACTTTTGGCCATTCATCACTTTGTCATTTCGATGGGAACCTTCCTCACGTTGTCGTTCCCGCCGCTTCATCGTCAGGCTGATTCGTCGTGCTTCAGCCATTGCCCGCCGTTTTGCAGCGCCGGGAATCTTCATCTCCTTCCCTTCCGGTGCGCTCACGCGAGATAGCCGTAATACCGCAACAACTCGAGCGCGCCCGGCTCGCGTTCGAAGGCGGCGAGGGCCGCCGCATGCTTTTCCTCGCGCCAACGCCCGATCGACCGGTCATTCATTTTTTGGGCGGGATTGAACCAGGCGATGCTTTCCTTCACCCGCGCGGTTTCCGGATATTGCAGAAAGGCAGCGGTGAAATCTTCCTCGATGAAACGGCAGAGGCGGCGCAGGGTGGCTTCATAGTCGCGTACCAGCTCTTCATAGCGCACGGTGAGAACTTGCGGGTGGTCTTCCCAACGCCGGCCGGCAGCAACGTCCATCACCCAGCGATGCGGGGTGACCCAATAGCGCGTGGGGTCATTGGGATGCACCGAGGTGACCACGTCACGGCCGTCGCGCACGAGATGAATCAAGCGCACGCCCTTGCCGAAATGCTGCAGAATGCGGCCGAAGTAGATCACATTGCGCGGCGTCTTTTCGCACCAGCGCGTGCAGCTCGCGGGAATCTCGTGTTCCCGCAAGTAGCCGTAGATTCGCCCAAGCTCGAAAGGCGCGTCGAGATCGGGCGTGCGATTGTAAAGCCCGTCGGCGCCATAGCCGTCGCGGCATAGGGCGGTCGTCTCGATGTCGATCGCAAAGAGGCGGGGATGGCAGGAAAGGATCGACAGCAGCAAGGTGGTGCCGGAACGGCCGCAGCCGCCGATCACGATGGGCCGGCGGCTGAGCTGCCGAATGCGGCGGGCCTGCGGCCACGCGGCGCGGCGGTAAAGCTCGAGTGTCGCACGCCAGTTGGCGCGCTGCCAGGAGAGAGATTTCAACAGACGTTGCATCGATGTTCCAAAACGAAATCGGACCTCATCATTTCACCGCCGGGACGCGGTGATCGCAAAGTGAGATTTCCAAAATTCCCGGCGGACTTTGCGTTTCTGTGGTGGCCGTTAATACTACAACGTCAAGTATACTCTGTCTTCTTCAGAAGGCCAGCTCGACCCCGACGGGGTCGCATGGAATAGCCCGCGGGCAGCGCCCCGGGAGCAAATAGGATTTGTCGCATTTAGCCCTGCAAGGGCGGTATTCCTGGCGTGGTTCTATGGCGCACCGGCGGGGCTTGGTGATTTCTCCTGATTACAGCTTTCCCAGGGCGATGCCCTTCGCTGCTACCTTTCGCCCCCTTGGGGCTGTTTGTCTGCGCAATAGAATTCGACTGAACGTTGTAGTACTAACGATGTAGTATTAAGCACAAATCCGAATCCTGCCAGTCCTACCGAGAAAAATCACGCGCAAGCCTACTCCTTCACCGCGAACAGAATTCCGCCGCCGAGCAGCAGCAGCATGACGCCGGCAACGAGGTTGGTGGCGGAGGAGGCCGGCGGCGTCGCGGGCAGCGCGGTGCACACCACCAGCACCGCGCCGAGCACCAGGCAAATCCGGCCCAGCAAACGATAGACACCGAAGCTGCTGAGCTTGACCTGCTGGTGTTCCACCAGCACCGGCGTGCGCAAATCCGCTTCGAACTTGAGCAGTTCGGCGTGGCGCGGATCATGCCGGTTGTACCACCAGGCTGATCCGAAAAACACGATCACCGCAGCCACCGCTTCGCTCAGCATGTTGCGCACGAACGCGTGTTCCGGCCACACGCCGGCGATCATCAAGCCCAGGCCCGCCGCCAAAGCCGCGCTGCACGTGGCAATGCCCGACCACCACGGCGTGCGCGTGTAGAGAATACCGAGTGCCACCGGCATCATGAAGGCGGCGCTGAGTGAATAGAAT from bacterium includes:
- a CDS encoding sulfotransferase — translated: MQRLLKSLSWQRANWRATLELYRRAAWPQARRIRQLSRRPIVIGGCGRSGTTLLLSILSCHPRLFAIDIETTALCRDGYGADGLYNRTPDLDAPFELGRIYGYLREHEIPASCTRWCEKTPRNVIYFGRILQHFGKGVRLIHLVRDGRDVVTSVHPNDPTRYWVTPHRWVMDVAAGRRWEDHPQVLTVRYEELVRDYEATLRRLCRFIEEDFTAAFLQYPETARVKESIAWFNPAQKMNDRSIGRWREEKHAAALAAFEREPGALELLRYYGYLA